In the genome of Phycodurus eques isolate BA_2022a chromosome 11, UOR_Pequ_1.1, whole genome shotgun sequence, the window AAGGAATAACATCCTGAGGAAGGGTGAACATTTCCGCTACTGATTTTGTGAATTCGGTGTGTGGCCATCATGAGGCTCATACGCCATCTGACCTTTGGCTGCGTCCCAAAATCTGAGCAAGCCAGGAATTTCAAAGAGAGAGCTGGCAAGTGCCTGCAAATCAAAGCCATGCCAGTAAATGAAACGCACCGGGGCCAAAGTGCCCTTCAGTGAACGAGCGCCGGCTGGGCACGCTTGTGCTCGTATATGTTTGATATTATTACAGAGGGGGGTCTGCCAGAGTCTAATTTAATTCTCTGGCTTGGTCAAATCCATTTGCAACAGTAACATTATTTGAGATCTCAACGTGCCAAAAATTGTATCCCTTGCTTGAATTTGTATTGCCTCATAGTGTCAATGCCATTTAAAAGACAGTAATCTGTGTCATTTGAGCTGACCTTATTAATGTAACATGATCGCTTTGTTGAGCAACCCTGGATGTTATGAACCAATCAATTGATGTGGATTcagaatgttttaaataatgatttatcAATAAGATACGTATTTTGTATAATTTAGAACAACATTTTCACTTGTCCGGaatattttgtacaattttcAAGTAAATTTCTTCTCATATTGAACATATTGTACAATTTCTAACTAAATTATCGCATGTAAACGTATAATTTTCAAGGACATTTACTCTGTTTTAAGATATTCTATAGTATTCAAGTAAATTTTCCCTTGCTTAAGATTTTGAATTTACAAGAAAATTCTCTCGTGATcaacataatgtttttttttttttttttttttttttttttttttttttttttcataattttcaaGTGCATTGTCTCTCATCCTTAACATTTTGGTAAATTTTCTCCCTCGTCCTTAACATTTTCTACAACTCGCAAGGAGATTTTTCACTCACAGTTAACGTTTTTGTGTAATCTTTCAAGAAAATTCTCACACATCCTTAATCTACAGGACAAGAGTGGCGTGGAGGTGCTGCCAAAATATCTCTACCACTACTCTCTAACTCTAGTTTCATGTTTACTGTGTCAAAAGTATTGTATGATTATAGACTTGTCGCTTTTGTGACATGAATGTATCACAACTCATCCACATTACCCTGTGTGAGCTCAATTAGCTGCGACTGTACTGTATCATCATTTTCTTCCTCCTGCTGGGCCACCATAACAATCTGCATGTCTCACTGAATCCTCCTTGTCTCCCATTGGTTTAAATGCACGTAATCAATCATTTTACTTATTTAATGGTCTGTGCACCTTTTATGTAACATCATCTAGGCTTGTGCTATAGTATCGAGTTGGCGCTggttctgttttgttgttgttttatcctGCACCTTGTACTTCATTTTTTCCTGATGTGGTGTAATCACATCCACTGCTGACGCGAGCACAATAACCTTCAATTAGACTCACATAGACCCAACAATATGTGATGATGTGTAATAATGTTTCCTGGTGGAAGATAAGTGAAGTTGATGTTCCTCATTAAGCTGGCCATCATTTGACAGCCAATTAGTCAGGTAATTGCCACCATTGACGACAGGAGACACATACCATTGTATTACGGCTAAATCATTACGACTAGGACAGAAAATTACCTTGTATTAGTTTCCATTGGTAATACATCTttcatggttcttttcctcagAGTTGTTCTGGTGGAGAACATTCCGGAAGATGTCTCCTTTTCGAACAGCACCGCGTCCCACCTACCGCTGTCATCAGGGCTCTTCGGCCTACTGGATCGGGCCATCCGCGTGGTGGAGATCGTTTCCCCGCTGTggctcctcaactccaccgaaTACGAGTCCAACTTCCATCCTGCAGCCAGACAGGTACAAATGGCGAATTAGAAATGGTCCACTGAAAATCATATTGTGCTTTACTTATTGTACAGTTTTCAAATGAATCCACTCATTTTTGCTGAACGTTTTGTACAATTTCTAACTGACTGGTTCCTTGTGGTTAATATTTTGCACAATTTCCACCTAGATTCCCCTTGGTGCTCAACAGTTTTTACAATTTCCAACAAAACTGTTGTATGTGTttaacattttggacaatttccAACTAAATTTTCCTCACGAGAAGAAGTTGCAACAGCtgttgtattgttgttattgttgttttggctgcatTAAATGAGCTACTCATTTCAGGTTTGGGATCTGACTAACTGTTATTGACTTGGCGTAAAAGGTTCCaaaacacatatacacacatacaggaCAGTGTATCAGATTCAGGACTAATAACAACTGGAGCCTGTTCATTAGGAGGTAATGGCTCCTCCTCAGAGGTTTCAGTATAAGAAAAGCTAATGGTCTTTTATCCTGTAGCAACACTGCTgcattgatgtgtgtgtgtgtctcattgtGTTTGTGAGCATCAGCAAATACTTTGCTGATTAATTAGATGCATTAACTaattagggttgcaaaattcatGAAAAGCCAACATACATTCCAACAAACAGGTCAAATTTGAGGATCTTCCCTCCATTCCACTCAAAGGCAGCAAAGGCCCGATCATTGGAAATCTCGGAAGATTATTCTAGTTGAACGATTATTCTGTGGTGTGGGGGggtgttaagagtgaattttttttttcatgcccgATTTCTCTCAGAAAATAGTCGGGGCCgacataaatgttaaacctgttcaatatttacgacggCAAATCCtcgtgtgtggtcaacaccgagTGGCTCAAAGCCACAGACTTCTGTGAATTGGAACGGTAGCCGACCAGGAAGCGTCAAGCTGATGCTGTTGCCAGACACAAATAAaagagcaactggttgtgttgtgtgtttaataatgtgcctcacaaaacattcacaacaataaaaatgagcTTGCAACCACAATGTGGTTACGAGACAAGCTAACAATTAGCGAAGGTTTTTCTATTTCTACCACTCACAGGTCAGTTTTGGTACTACAATAGACAGATTACACCACACGCGATGAGggttttaagatttttttttacctcatcacGTCTGGGGTCTCTCTcgttttaaaaatcagtatCCGTGTACCCTGCTTAAATCTATAAGGAACCAGGTCCAGTATATTTTGGTGCATTTATGTGTCTACCTCACAGGGTAGAATTCTGCTCTCCAAGCTGCTGGCACTGAAGTCCAGGAAAATTCAGCTAAAGATCTCCAGCGGTATTGTGGACTCGGTGGAGCTTAAGACACTCGCCAGACATGGTCAGCATTCAAGTTCTCTGGAGTAGCCATCTTGGCTCATTTGTACTCGCGTTATCCACCGCCAATTTCCCGTCCACTATTCACAATAAtaatagggaccaagcccttCTGTGACTAGCGAAAATTTGACCTTAAAAGGTTTACAATTGCCTCTcaataccacaagatggcatcaaagcactacttttccaTAAAATAGGGCTTAGGCACTATCTTGTGGCAGCTTAGGATGTTTCATAAAGTgcacaaaaacatggaaaaggCAAATTTTTAGGATGGGTtccaaaaaataatcatatgTGAATAGGTGATTTGACGAGTAATGAATCATGAATATGCAGGGGAGCactgtattcacattttttaaccTTAGTTATTTACTGAAAGATTCCTTTTGTAATGCtcttagatgccacaagatggcaccaaagccctggCAAATAGGAAGGTAGTGATTTGTGTCAAAGAAGAAGACTAAAGTGATtaatctcgactgagagacgaGCTTTCGATATTGGTTGGGAGCTGAGATCAACCTAGAATGTTAGTGGAAAgtcccatttattattaagagTAATGttataagatgagtttgaaatgattgtAAAGTGATTTGGGATCATGGTTTGTGatatatttagggtttaaactatTTATACAAGCAATTTTCTCTCTTTTAGCCCAGACGTTAATTGCGCATGGTTTTTCGTTATTCACGCTAAGGCTCGGTCCACATTCATATAACTTGACACATCAACTTCTTCTGTGTTTGCAGGCGCAGAGGTGCACTATGTGAACATGACGGCGCTGACAAAAGGTCGCCTCCACTCGTCCTTCTGGGTGGTGGACAGGAGACACTTCTATATCGGCAGCGGCAGCATGGACTGGAGATCCCTGGCCACAGTATCTAATATACACACATACTCTTTTGcacaggggttctcaaacgttttaggTTCAGGGGCCCCTTCCAGTATATAGGACAAACTTTTCCAAGGACATCCTCATAATCCTAAAGCCAATTGAACATAATTACCATGTGTACTCCTAAATGTCATAGGAAATAAAGTTGcctattttttagaaaaaaatcgaAAAGTTACAATAACAAATTCATATTGTCTAGAGAAAACATTCATGAGAATAGccgtatttttcaagaaaaaaaagtcataatctttacaataacacaaatatattttttcaggattcaaaattttttattttacaagaataaacttgtatttttccaagattAAGTcaaaatccattcatttttttacactGGTTATCCTTATTAGGGTAGCGTTTGCGCtagatttcaaattattttgctgATCCCCAAGCTACAGCTCCCTGACATGGAACTCAGTTTGAGAACCATGCACTGCTGTAGTGATAATCcaaccattttcaacaccgcttatcctggttagggtcgcgggacgctggagcctatcccagctgacttcgggcgaaaggcagaccacaccctgaactggtcgccagtcagtcgcagggcacagctGTAGTGATAATTTAGACAAAAGCatggattgtgtgtgtgctcaccAGAAGAAGGAGCTGGGTGTGTTGGTGTACAACTGCAGCTGTCTGGCTCTGGACCTCCACAGGGTGTTCAATGTCTACTGGGGGCTCCAGTACAAGGACTTCATCCCCTCCTTCTGGTCAAAACGCCTCTTTGCCTTCTTCAACAAGGAGTCGCCTCTGGAGCTCACCCTAAACAGCACCAAGGCCCAAGCATATATCTCTGTAAGTGACGACTGCAGAGGAGATTGAGGATGAGATTGGAGATGAGAAGGAGGATGGGAGAGAGGATAAAACAATATGGATGAGATGAATTTGAGATTGAGGATGAGATTGAGATTAGACAGGATGATTGGTGATGACTGACGAGATAGGATGGAGGGTGagatcaaataaaatgacatcGAAGTTGAGACTAAATGAAATGGAAGATGGCATCAAGGATGGGATGAGATTAGATGGCGGGTGAGATGAGATGAAAGATCCAATTGGATGAGatgagaaataaaacaaagaggatgAAAAGGAGGACAAGATGATAGATGGAGAATTGGATGAAGGAAGGGGTGAAGGATGAGATAAAATGGAAGATGGGATGAGATGAGATGGAGGATGGGAAAGAGGCTATAATGAGATTGCAGATGGGGTGAGATAAAATGAAAGAGGGATGGGATAAGATTGAGAGTGGGATAAAGGATAAAATGAGATAAGATTGAGGCTGGAATGTAGGATGAGGTTAGAGGAGATGGAGGATGGGGTGAGAATGAGATCAAATGGAGAATGGCATGGTGGATGAGATTAGATGAGATGGAGGATAAAACAATGCATGGGGCCCATTCGCTGGGAGCAGCTATGATCACAGCAGCTCAGGATCACAGTGACGATGTTATTCTCCTCACAATTACCGCACATTCATGTAGTTGCCAACTTGTTGATGTTTAACTTTATTTCCATGAGTTGACATGTTTGTTCTGTGCACAGACCTCCCCGGACATTTTCATCCCCAAAGACCGAAGCAGTGACTTGGAAGCCATTTCACGGGTCATAAAGGATGCCCGTCACTTCGTGTACATCTCCATCACAGACTACTTGCCCCTACTCAACACCAGTGCTTACAGGTCAGCTCAGTACCATTTGCTATCTACAGTAAATCGCGGGTGGCCCCACCCCCCTTATCAACATAAATCCTATGCGTGTGTTCATGATCCAAGGTACTGGTCTCGTATCGACGGCTTTATCCGGGAAGCTCTGATCCTGAGGAGAGTGCGCGTACGTCTGCTGATAAGTTGCTGGGAAAACACTCATCCGCTGACTTTCAACTTTGTGTGGTCTCTGAGGAGTCTGTGCATGGAACAGACCAACTGCTCACTGGAAGCTGTGAGGACAAACCATGAATGATTCAAACCATTACACCCATTATAAAGGCAACaatatgtacatgtgtgtgtgtacatgcagaAGTTCTTCAACCCCAGACTGCAGAGGGATGGCAATCTCCAAGGGATAAACCACAACAGGTTCATGGTGACGGACAGAGCCATTTATTTAGGTTTGTACATTGACTATTACACttgtttttactctaaaaaatgGATATAGCagaaaaatctgcgatatagcaggACCGCGATTGTTGAACCACGGTACAGCGGGGGATGGCTGTATGCTAAACGAACCCTGACTCTATCCTCACAGTTGTGCACTAAAGTTGCAGGGCATGCTCTTTGTTGTGGAGcaaaaaatcagaatcagaatcatctttattttgccaagtatgtccaaaacacacaaggaatttgcctccggtagttggagc includes:
- the LOC133409593 gene encoding inactive phospholipase D5-like isoform X1; its protein translation is MDLRGPRGPAVSQDLKGFGLGIPAAGIPASSIISAVQQQDYSASVWLRRRDKLEHSQQKCIMVFALLCCFAVLVALIFSAVDIWGEDEDGISEDNCSRDCRVVLVENIPEDVSFSNSTASHLPLSSGLFGLLDRAIRVVEIVSPLWLLNSTEYESNFHPAARQGRILLSKLLALKSRKIQLKISSGIVDSVELKTLARHGAEVHYVNMTALTKGRLHSSFWVVDRRHFYIGSGSMDWRSLATKKELGVLVYNCSCLALDLHRVFNVYWGLQYKDFIPSFWSKRLFAFFNKESPLELTLNSTKAQAYISTSPDIFIPKDRSSDLEAISRVIKDARHFVYISITDYLPLLNTSAYRSAQYHLLSTVNRGWPHPPYQHKSYACVHDPRYWSRIDGFIREALILRRVRVRLLISCWENTHPLTFNFVWSLRSLCMEQTNCSLEAKFFNPRLQRDGNLQGINHNRFMVTDRAIYLGNLDWVGNEFTYNAGVGLVISLTEGAQEDKNTTVVEQFRAAFERDWFSSYTRSLQANKIPICSKHQMNRVVPAKDTQWDGGPVPVRVGQRDNTPAPMRNNPKDDRQRGKARRRDGVQSETNGLVSVGDQKVSRLE
- the LOC133409593 gene encoding inactive phospholipase D5-like isoform X2, with product MDLRGPRGPAVSQDLKGFGLGIPAAGIPASSIISAVQQQDYSASVWLRRRDKLEHSQQKCIMVFALLCCFAVLVALIFSAVDIWGEDEDGISEDNCSRDCRVVLVENIPEDVSFSNSTASHLPLSSGLFGLLDRAIRVVEIVSPLWLLNSTEYESNFHPAARQGRILLSKLLALKSRKIQLKISSGIVDSVELKTLARHGAEVHYVNMTALTKGRLHSSFWVVDRRHFYIGSGSMDWRSLATKKELGVLVYNCSCLALDLHRVFNVYWGLQYKDFIPSFWSKRLFAFFNKESPLELTLNSTKAQAYISTSPDIFIPKDRSSDLEAISRVIKDARHFVYISITDYLPLLNTSAYRYWSRIDGFIREALILRRVRVRLLISCWENTHPLTFNFVWSLRSLCMEQTNCSLEAKFFNPRLQRDGNLQGINHNRFMVTDRAIYLGNLDWVGNEFTYNAGVGLVISLTEGAQEDKNTTVVEQFRAAFERDWFSSYTRSLQANKIPICSKHQMNRVVPAKDTQWDGGPVPVRVGQRDNTPAPMRNNPKDDRQRGKARRRDGVQSETNGLVSVGDQKVSRLE
- the LOC133409593 gene encoding inactive phospholipase D5-like isoform X4, which codes for MVFALLCCFAVLVALIFSAVDIWGEDEDGISEDNCSRDCRVVLVENIPEDVSFSNSTASHLPLSSGLFGLLDRAIRVVEIVSPLWLLNSTEYESNFHPAARQGRILLSKLLALKSRKIQLKISSGIVDSVELKTLARHGAEVHYVNMTALTKGRLHSSFWVVDRRHFYIGSGSMDWRSLATKKELGVLVYNCSCLALDLHRVFNVYWGLQYKDFIPSFWSKRLFAFFNKESPLELTLNSTKAQAYISTSPDIFIPKDRSSDLEAISRVIKDARHFVYISITDYLPLLNTSAYRYWSRIDGFIREALILRRVRVRLLISCWENTHPLTFNFVWSLRSLCMEQTNCSLEAKFFNPRLQRDGNLQGINHNRFMVTDRAIYLGNLDWVGNEFTYNAGVGLVISLTEGAQEDKNTTVVEQFRAAFERDWFSSYTRSLQANKIPICSKHQMNRVVPAKDTQWDGGPVPVRVGQRDNTPAPMRNNPKDDRQRGKARRRDGVQSETNGLVSVGDQKVSRLE
- the LOC133409593 gene encoding inactive phospholipase D5-like isoform X3, whose protein sequence is MKSQQKCIMVFALLCCFAVLVALIFSAVDIWGEDEDGISEDNCSRDCRVVLVENIPEDVSFSNSTASHLPLSSGLFGLLDRAIRVVEIVSPLWLLNSTEYESNFHPAARQGRILLSKLLALKSRKIQLKISSGIVDSVELKTLARHGAEVHYVNMTALTKGRLHSSFWVVDRRHFYIGSGSMDWRSLATKKELGVLVYNCSCLALDLHRVFNVYWGLQYKDFIPSFWSKRLFAFFNKESPLELTLNSTKAQAYISTSPDIFIPKDRSSDLEAISRVIKDARHFVYISITDYLPLLNTSAYRYWSRIDGFIREALILRRVRVRLLISCWENTHPLTFNFVWSLRSLCMEQTNCSLEAKFFNPRLQRDGNLQGINHNRFMVTDRAIYLGNLDWVGNEFTYNAGVGLVISLTEGAQEDKNTTVVEQFRAAFERDWFSSYTRSLQANKIPICSKHQMNRVVPAKDTQWDGGPVPVRVGQRDNTPAPMRNNPKDDRQRGKARRRDGVQSETNGLVSVGDQKVSRLE